Proteins from one Limanda limanda chromosome 4, fLimLim1.1, whole genome shotgun sequence genomic window:
- the mrto4 gene encoding mRNA turnover protein 4 homolog encodes MPKSKRDKKISLTKTAKKGLESKQKLIEEVRKCVDIYSHLYIFSVANMRNNKLKDIRTAWKHSRFFFGKNKVMMVALGKGVSDEYKDNLHKVSRYLRREVGVLFTNKTKDEVQEYFSHFKEMDFARAGNPAQMDLTLDEGPLEKFPHSMEPQLRQLGLPTALKKGVVTLLKDHAVCKAGDVLTPEQARILKLFGIEMAEFKVQIKCMWTSETGELQNFADDKESMQEDDDDDDGIDAE; translated from the exons ATGCCGAAGTCAAAGAGAGACAAGAAAA tTTCGTTAACGAAGACAGCCAAGAAGGGGCTAGAGTCAAAACAGAAACTCATCGAGGAG GTACGAAAATGTGTGGACATCTACAGCCACTTGTACATCTTCTCTGTGGCCAACATGAGGAATAACAAGCTGAAAGACATCAGGACAGCTTGGAAACACAGCAG ATTCTTCTTCGGCAAAAACAAAGTCATGATGGTGGCCCTGGGTAAAGGCGTATCAGACGAATACAAAGATAATTTGCACAAG GTCAGCAGGTATCTACGGAGAGAAGTTGGTGTGCTGTTCACAAATAAGACAAAGGATGAGGTGCAAGA GTATTTCAGTCATTTCAAAGAGATGGATTTTGCGCGAGCAGGCAACCCGGCACAGATGGACCTAACTCTGGATGAGGGACCCCTGGAGAAGTTTCCTCACTCGATGGAGCCCCAATTGAGGCAATTAGGACTCCCCACCGCTCTCAAGAAAG GGGTGGTGACACTGCTGAAGGACCATGCAGTCTGTAAGGCGGGAGATGTGCTCACACCTGAGCAGGCTCGCATTCTG AAACTCTTCGGCATCGAAATGGCAGAATTCAAAGTACAGATCAAATGTATGTGGACCTCAGAAACAGGCGAGCTTCAGAACTTTGCTGATGACAAAGAGTCTATGCAGGAGgatgacgacgatgatgatggtATTGATGCAGAATAA